The Helianthus annuus cultivar XRQ/B chromosome 16, HanXRQr2.0-SUNRISE, whole genome shotgun sequence genome includes a window with the following:
- the LOC110919448 gene encoding stress response protein nst1-like, whose translation MKYKGKGVEGSENPVPISAVSAIFEEDVLLEDITAEDDEEDDDEEDDDEGDDDEGDDDEEDDDEEKVFSASSHSDDDGNDDDDDQGGTGVTVTEASKEQNVDDLMHDDANEDHDDDAESEGEQVNDENVDKVEKLILRLEPDVEEGEYRHTYTMTDIKEMTPMVDPDFKFNFEEELNAFDINQQPEYEYTYVEEADVYDRVEVEDCTDEENVNEDTSEFPTLVEFFSEENRDELRRKVAEILKDKNFDGTTKDPQKEERKKWFRKDTERKFKRPLKFYKRDRDVSLGDIISWGFLPHVNAYAIRREYEELSKGINAENKWNSKWRKIEEEKKLKREKEWKAQEDKDNMLRHTLNQRMAAKEKQAVEPNEKLRKMLARKPKQREETFKSL comes from the exons ATGAAGTATAAAGGAAAAGGTGTTGAAGGTTCTGAA AATCCTGTTCCTATATCTGCTGTGTCAGCTATCTTTGAAGAAGATGTGTTACTTGAAGATATTACTgctgaagatgatgaagaggatgatgacgaagaggatgaCGATGAAGGGGATGATGATGAAggggatgatgatgaagaggatgatgatgaagaaaaggtATTCTCTGCTAGCAGTCACAGTGATGACGatggtaatgatgatgatgacgatcaGGGTGGTACGGGTGTTACTGTTACTGAAGCATCAAAAGAGCAAAATGTTGATGATTTAATGCATGATGATGCAAATGAAGatcatgatgatgatgctgaAAGTGAGGGGGAGCAAGTGAATGATGAAAACGTTGATAAAGTTGAAAAGTTAATTTTACGTTTAGAGCCTGATGTAGAGGAAGGTGAATACAGGCATACGTATACAATGACTGATATTAAAGAAATGACACCTATGGTAGATCCTGATTTCAAGTTCAATTTTGAAGAAGAATTGAATGCTTTCGATATCAACCAACAACCTGAGTATGAATACACGTATGTTGAAGAGGCAGACGTTTATGacagggttgaggttgaggattgtacAGATGAAGAGAATGTGAATGAAGATACTTCAGAATTTCCAACTCTGGTTGAATTCTTTAGTGAAGAGAATAGAGATGAACTGAGAaggaaagttgctgaaattttgaaagataaaAACTTTGACGGAACGACAAAAGACCCacagaaagaagaaagaaagaagtgGTTCCGTAAAGATACAGAAAGGAAGTTCAAACGTCCTTTGAAGTTTTACAAAAGAGATAGAGATGTTTCGCTGGGTGATATCATTAGCTGGGGTTTTCTACCTCATGTTAATGCATATGCTATTCGAAGAGAATACG AAGAGTTGTCTAAG GGTATCAATGCTGAAAACAAATGGAACTCAAAGTGGCGAAAGATTGAAGAGGAAAAGAAgttaaagagagagaaagaatgGAAGGCACAAGAAGATAAAGACAATATGCTGAGACATACTCTAAACCAGAGAATGGCAGCTAAAGAAAAGCAAGCAGTGGAACCGAATGAGAAGCTTAGGAAGATGTTGGCACGAAAACCTAAGCAGAGGGAAGAAACTTTCAAGTCGCTGTGA